From the genome of Sulfurihydrogenibium subterraneum DSM 15120, one region includes:
- the hisS gene encoding histidine--tRNA ligase, with protein MNKIQKVRGFQDIYGENAKKYRYIVNTFRETFEKYNFKEIILPFVEDISLFKRSVGEATDIVQKEMYVFLDKGGREVALRPEGTASCVRAYIEEKMYAEGGYHKLFYEGAMFRYERPQAGRYRQFHQIGAEIFGTSSATADAELISMVYKILKKLKIDFRLEINSLGDFQSRKNYTQELVNYLKQYENNLCETCKNRINTNPLRVLDCKVESCKQITKDAPKITDFLTEESEKRFTQLKEYLKALNVEFTENPRLVRGLDYYTDTVFEFITDQIGAQGTVAAGGRYDNLVEQLGGPPTPALGFAAGIERLILLVKDLPAEKPLITVLPITPDYNIQALSFAESLRNNGLKTETLLKEGSLKSMLKTADKLKSDFVVFVSDKYELKEMKTGNQEIFYTPEDVVEALKDRI; from the coding sequence TTGAATAAGATACAGAAAGTCAGAGGATTTCAAGATATCTACGGAGAAAACGCAAAAAAGTACAGATACATAGTTAACACATTTAGAGAAACTTTTGAAAAATACAACTTTAAAGAGATAATACTTCCTTTTGTAGAAGATATATCACTTTTTAAAAGGTCAGTAGGAGAAGCTACAGATATAGTCCAAAAAGAGATGTACGTATTTTTAGACAAGGGTGGTAGAGAAGTTGCACTACGTCCTGAAGGAACTGCAAGCTGTGTAAGGGCTTACATAGAAGAAAAGATGTACGCGGAAGGAGGATACCACAAACTCTTTTACGAAGGAGCTATGTTTAGATACGAAAGACCTCAAGCAGGAAGATATAGACAGTTTCACCAGATAGGAGCTGAAATCTTTGGAACATCTTCTGCTACAGCAGACGCAGAATTAATAAGTATGGTTTATAAAATATTAAAAAAATTAAAAATAGATTTTAGACTTGAGATAAACTCTCTTGGAGATTTTCAATCAAGGAAGAATTACACCCAAGAGCTTGTAAATTACTTAAAACAGTATGAAAACAATCTATGTGAAACGTGTAAAAACAGAATAAACACAAACCCATTAAGAGTTTTAGACTGTAAAGTAGAAAGCTGTAAACAAATAACAAAAGATGCACCAAAAATAACAGACTTTCTAACAGAAGAATCAGAAAAAAGATTTACACAATTAAAAGAGTACCTAAAAGCGTTAAATGTGGAATTTACAGAAAATCCAAGATTAGTAAGAGGTCTTGACTATTACACAGATACTGTTTTTGAGTTTATAACAGACCAGATAGGAGCCCAAGGGACAGTAGCAGCTGGAGGTAGATACGACAACCTTGTAGAGCAACTTGGAGGACCTCCTACACCTGCCTTAGGCTTTGCAGCTGGAATAGAGAGACTTATTTTACTTGTGAAAGACTTACCTGCCGAAAAACCACTAATAACTGTCCTACCTATCACACCAGATTACAACATCCAAGCTCTCTCTTTTGCAGAATCTCTAAGAAATAACGGGTTAAAGACAGAAACACTCTTAAAAGAAGGAAGTTTAAAATCTATGCTTAAAACTGCAGATAAATTAAAATCTGATTTTGTAGTTTTTGTATCAGACAAGTACGAGCTTAAAGAGATGAAAACAGGAAACCAAGAGATATTTTACACTCCTGAAGATGTTGTAGAAGCTCTAAAGGACAGAATATAA
- the thiS gene encoding sulfur carrier protein ThiS — translation MKLIVNGVEKEFDKDELTISQLIKILGIKSSAIAVAVGFDVIPKDQFDTYKLKEGDKVEIVHFVGGG, via the coding sequence ATGAAGCTGATAGTAAATGGTGTAGAAAAAGAGTTTGATAAAGATGAGTTAACTATATCACAGCTGATAAAAATTTTAGGAATAAAATCTTCTGCCATCGCTGTAGCAGTAGGTTTTGATGTAATACCAAAAGACCAGTTTGATACCTACAAACTAAAAGAAGGAGATAAAGTAGAGATAGTTCATTTTGTAGGTGGAGGTTAA
- a CDS encoding enoyl-ACP reductase FabI, whose translation MKILENKKALILGVANDKSIAYGIAKVFYENGATLGFNYLDERIEKRVRPIAQEFNADLVVKCDVSKDEEITNLVNTVKEKWGSIDIIVHSIAYANKEYLKDYYYKVDRESFLQAMDISVYSFTAIAREFLPIINEGGSFLTLSYYGAEKVIYNYNVMGVAKAALEASVKYLARDLGVLKKVRVNCISAGPIKTLAAMGISDFGDIQKVAIERSPLRKAVSIEEVGNAALFLCSDLASGITGEILYVDAGYNIIGM comes from the coding sequence TTGAAGATTTTAGAGAACAAAAAAGCATTAATCCTTGGAGTAGCTAACGACAAAAGTATAGCCTACGGTATAGCAAAAGTATTTTACGAAAATGGAGCTACTTTAGGATTTAACTACTTAGATGAAAGAATAGAAAAAAGAGTAAGACCTATAGCCCAAGAGTTTAACGCAGATTTAGTTGTAAAGTGTGATGTGTCAAAAGATGAAGAAATTACAAACTTAGTAAACACTGTTAAAGAAAAGTGGGGAAGCATTGACATAATCGTTCACTCTATTGCTTACGCCAATAAAGAGTATTTAAAAGATTACTACTACAAAGTAGATAGAGAATCGTTTTTACAGGCAATGGATATAAGTGTTTACTCTTTTACAGCAATAGCAAGGGAATTTCTTCCTATTATAAATGAAGGTGGAAGCTTCCTTACTTTATCCTACTACGGAGCTGAAAAAGTAATTTACAACTATAACGTTATGGGGGTTGCAAAAGCAGCCTTAGAAGCTTCTGTCAAGTACTTGGCAAGAGATTTAGGGGTGTTAAAAAAAGTTAGAGTAAACTGTATATCTGCAGGTCCTATTAAAACGTTAGCTGCAATGGGAATATCTGACTTTGGAGATATACAAAAAGTGGCTATAGAAAGGTCTCCTTTAAGAAAAGCTGTAAGTATAGAAGAGGTAGGAAACGCCGCACTATTTCTATGTTCAGACCTTGCATCAGGAATAACAGGAGAAATATTATACGTAGATGCAGGTTATAACATTATAGGAATGTGA
- a CDS encoding DUF2628 domain-containing protein → MTIEEREELRLFVGKNADYYIAKWEELGEENKISWNWSAFFFGLLWFGYRKMYPHAFGFIVFSLILQYVQVVMKTHPLVIGITNILISVFIGMFGNYLYYQYAKSKIKHIKESIQDERQKTVEIARSGGTSLSTAVAIGLMYLIASSIIDFGLQEDKVEDFREQKSINPWSS, encoded by the coding sequence ATGACGATAGAGGAAAGGGAAGAGCTACGGCTGTTTGTAGGTAAAAACGCAGATTACTACATAGCAAAATGGGAAGAGCTTGGAGAAGAAAATAAGATAAGCTGGAACTGGTCGGCATTTTTCTTTGGACTTTTATGGTTTGGATACAGAAAAATGTATCCCCATGCTTTTGGTTTCATCGTATTTAGCCTAATACTTCAATATGTACAGGTAGTCATGAAGACACACCCTTTGGTTATAGGAATAACCAATATTCTAATATCTGTGTTTATAGGAATGTTTGGAAATTATCTTTATTACCAGTATGCAAAATCTAAGATAAAACATATAAAGGAAAGTATTCAAGACGAAAGACAAAAAACAGTAGAAATAGCCAGGTCAGGTGGAACAAGTTTATCAACCGCCGTAGCAATAGGACTTATGTATCTCATAGCTTCGTCAATTATAGATTTTGGTTTACAGGAGGATAAAGTTGAAGATTTTAGAGAACAAAAAAGCATTAATCCTTGGAGTAGCTAA
- a CDS encoding 1,2-dihydroxy-3-keto-5-methylthiopentene dioxygenase: MAKLVFRKSGRVIENPEEIKSFLEKYGVIYDRWGIDRLDEEVRKNYDIDEENQRIIIEAYKPELDELKQKMGYITEDIVVLSDKTPNLDALMEKFKREHHHIDDEVRFVVDGSGIFPVKIEDDIVDIHVEAGELIVVPAGARHWFELDENRKIKCIRVFKTPVGWEAIYNENEKATMGS; encoded by the coding sequence ATGGCAAAGTTAGTTTTTAGAAAAAGTGGTAGAGTTATAGAAAATCCAGAAGAAATAAAGTCTTTTTTAGAAAAGTACGGTGTTATCTACGATAGATGGGGAATAGACAGACTTGATGAAGAAGTTAGAAAAAATTACGACATAGATGAAGAAAATCAAAGGATAATAATTGAAGCGTACAAACCAGAGTTAGATGAGTTAAAACAAAAGATGGGATACATCACAGAGGATATAGTAGTTTTATCAGACAAAACACCTAATTTAGATGCACTTATGGAAAAGTTTAAAAGAGAGCATCACCATATAGATGATGAAGTAAGGTTTGTAGTTGATGGCAGTGGAATATTCCCTGTAAAAATAGAAGATGATATAGTAGATATCCATGTAGAAGCTGGAGAGTTAATAGTTGTACCAGCAGGAGCAAGACATTGGTTTGAACTTGATGAAAATAGAAAAATAAAATGTATAAGAGTTTTCAAAACACCTGTAGGCTGGGAAGCAATATACAACGAAAACGAAAAAGCAACTATGGGAAGTTAA
- a CDS encoding methylthioribulose 1-phosphate dehydratase gives MPERLYQEEKQRAVNVLNDLKIKLYNKGWFPATSGNLSYKLHDDPLIFAVTTSGKDKGTVSHEDVMFVDKDGKPIEKTRMKPSAETMIHSYIYQKTDAGCVIHIHTPNNNFISYIYAQDSKVKIKDLEMIKALDIWEENAEIEVPIVENYFDLNKLAQETGKVINPKVPAVLIKTHGIYCWGRNEFEAKRHVEAFEFIFELMKNLILFKSTKDIW, from the coding sequence ATGCCAGAGAGACTTTATCAGGAAGAAAAGCAGAGAGCTGTTAACGTTTTAAATGATTTAAAAATTAAACTTTACAACAAAGGCTGGTTTCCTGCAACAAGTGGAAATCTCTCTTACAAACTCCACGATGATCCTCTTATCTTTGCAGTTACGACCTCAGGAAAAGATAAAGGTACCGTTAGCCATGAAGATGTAATGTTTGTTGATAAAGATGGAAAGCCCATAGAAAAAACAAGAATGAAACCATCTGCAGAAACTATGATACACTCTTACATCTATCAAAAAACAGATGCAGGGTGTGTTATCCACATACACACCCCAAACAACAACTTTATATCCTACATCTATGCACAAGATTCAAAAGTAAAAATAAAAGACTTAGAAATGATAAAAGCATTAGACATATGGGAAGAAAACGCAGAGATAGAAGTTCCAATAGTGGAAAACTACTTTGATTTAAATAAGTTAGCCCAAGAAACAGGAAAGGTTATAAATCCAAAAGTTCCAGCGGTTTTAATAAAAACCCACGGTATATACTGCTGGGGAAGAAACGAGTTTGAGGCAAAAAGGCACGTTGAAGCATTTGAGTTTATATTCGAGCTTATGAAAAATCTTATATTATTTAAATCCACTAAAGACATATGGTAA
- a CDS encoding DUF2283 domain-containing protein, producing MQLEFHYDPETDIATIRVLGKNPVDSEHFENEGFVIDYDENDNIIALEIFDWNKREDLSDIISVLTKETFDLGKRNYIPDIVSDLAKYKKIVNNFSLLTH from the coding sequence ATGCAGTTAGAATTCCATTACGATCCTGAAACCGATATAGCTACCATAAGAGTTTTAGGCAAAAATCCAGTAGATAGTGAACATTTTGAAAATGAAGGGTTTGTTATAGATTATGATGAAAATGACAATATCATAGCCTTAGAAATATTTGACTGGAACAAAAGAGAAGACCTTTCAGATATTATTTCTGTTTTAACAAAAGAAACATTTGACTTAGGTAAAAGAAACTATATTCCTGATATTGTGTCAGATTTAGCAAAATATAAAAAGATTGTAAATAACTTTAGTTTGTTAACTCATTAA
- a CDS encoding DUF4258 domain-containing protein, whose amino-acid sequence MEKYEIVFTEHFWKQFNIRKSEAPLDITLDTVMDAIQNPDFIFQDKIANRENRIKKINGRCLKVVVEKKDNILIVMTVFFDRGLKRRGLCS is encoded by the coding sequence ATGGAAAAATACGAAATAGTTTTTACAGAGCACTTTTGGAAACAATTTAACATTAGAAAATCCGAAGCTCCTTTAGATATTACTTTGGATACTGTAATGGATGCCATACAAAATCCTGACTTTATTTTTCAGGACAAGATAGCCAACAGGGAAAATAGAATAAAGAAGATAAACGGGAGATGTTTAAAGGTTGTTGTTGAGAAAAAAGATAATATATTAATAGTTATGACAGTATTTTTTGATAGAGGTTTAAAAAGGAGAGGACTATGCAGTTAG
- a CDS encoding TolC family protein produces the protein MKRILFTFLISFSSSFAITYDEVLSIAEKNATNIKLSDKDIEKVKYQIKEAYSNIYPQVALTGTYTRWDPNYISGFTPKNQYSAKIGLTQKIFDYQVLNLLQLSKQSLELQKTIKQDVIQKVKDTARRLFLTSLYYKQVMEIKQENLKYWEENFKYVEGKYKAGLLAKYDYMRASSQLQTAVSDYQLAKANYEKSIEDLKRFLMLDDITPPEGSLQKLEIPQENQDIKNNTEIKVLLSQIQTAEKQVEYQKSANYPNLSLFANYQTNNQVKFPSTTEVWKKGYNLGLSLNWNIFDGMAKDSRVLQAKTDKSKYEIQLQDKIKQVETEIKKAKIDLQALENQLKAEEENLKVAKESMRLSTERFKANIANTLEVLESQSNYLNTQLSYTSILYQYNLRIFDLMNLYGR, from the coding sequence ATGAAAAGAATACTATTTACATTTTTAATATCCTTTTCCAGTTCCTTTGCTATTACTTACGATGAAGTTTTATCTATTGCAGAAAAAAACGCCACAAACATAAAACTTTCAGACAAAGACATAGAAAAAGTAAAGTATCAAATAAAAGAAGCTTACAGTAATATATATCCACAAGTAGCCTTAACTGGAACTTACACAAGATGGGATCCTAACTACATTTCTGGTTTTACACCTAAAAATCAATACTCGGCAAAGATAGGATTAACACAAAAAATATTTGATTACCAAGTGTTAAATCTTTTACAACTTTCAAAACAAAGTTTAGAACTTCAAAAAACAATAAAACAAGACGTAATTCAAAAAGTAAAAGACACAGCAAGAAGATTATTTTTAACAAGTCTTTATTACAAACAAGTTATGGAGATAAAACAGGAAAACTTAAAATACTGGGAAGAAAACTTTAAATATGTTGAAGGAAAGTATAAAGCAGGATTACTTGCAAAGTATGACTACATGAGAGCTTCTTCTCAGCTCCAAACTGCAGTATCAGACTACCAACTTGCAAAAGCAAACTATGAAAAATCTATAGAAGACCTAAAAAGATTTCTAATGTTAGACGATATTACGCCACCAGAAGGTAGTCTTCAAAAGTTAGAAATTCCGCAGGAAAACCAAGACATTAAAAACAATACAGAAATAAAAGTTTTACTATCTCAAATACAAACGGCTGAAAAACAGGTAGAGTACCAAAAATCAGCTAACTATCCTAACTTATCATTATTTGCAAATTACCAGACTAACAATCAGGTTAAATTCCCTTCAACTACAGAAGTATGGAAAAAAGGTTATAACTTGGGCCTTTCTTTAAACTGGAACATCTTTGATGGTATGGCAAAAGACAGCAGAGTTTTACAGGCAAAAACAGACAAGTCAAAGTATGAAATACAGCTCCAAGATAAAATAAAACAAGTAGAAACAGAGATAAAAAAGGCAAAGATAGACCTTCAAGCTCTCGAAAATCAACTAAAAGCAGAAGAAGAAAACTTAAAAGTTGCAAAAGAGTCTATGAGACTATCTACTGAGAGATTTAAAGCAAACATCGCAAACACGTTAGAAGTCTTAGAGTCCCAATCAAACTACCTAAACACTCAACTATCTTACACCTCTATACTTTACCAGTATAACCTCAGGATTTTTGACCTGATGAATCTTTATGGTAGATAA
- a CDS encoding efflux RND transporter periplasmic adaptor subunit: protein MNKKVIITAISVVAIIAVALLIIKSIEKKSKSQTDQKPQKPAPVVKVITPEKQEVPIYYTANAILQAKTSAKLKPQVSGRVEKIFVEEGSFVKAGQPLAVVQPEKEDYQVESQLAVINQLEANYLNKKAIYERRKQLYEKELIAKEELDNAKTDMEVALNQLNSAKATLKEYKRQKNETIIRAPFDGYLDKRYVSIGDYVDSQKEMFYTLKLNPIWAVFELPQQYVKNLSLGKEVEIDVDGIGTVKGKVDYISSSLDENNLVVVKVLLDNKDGLLKENMYGKAKILVDKVEGYKLPEDSVQLAGNENFVYKVVDSKAQKVLVNVLRQEYGYVYLSGDLKPYDKVIVSNLMNVRDGMPVKVVQQPEGVK, encoded by the coding sequence ATGAACAAAAAAGTTATTATTACTGCTATCTCGGTTGTAGCTATCATTGCAGTAGCTTTACTTATAATTAAATCTATAGAGAAAAAATCAAAAAGTCAAACAGATCAAAAACCTCAAAAACCAGCTCCTGTTGTCAAAGTTATCACTCCAGAAAAACAAGAAGTGCCTATATACTACACTGCAAATGCAATTTTACAAGCAAAAACCTCTGCAAAACTAAAACCGCAAGTAAGTGGAAGAGTTGAAAAGATATTTGTAGAAGAAGGAAGCTTTGTAAAGGCAGGACAGCCATTAGCAGTTGTCCAACCTGAAAAAGAAGATTATCAAGTAGAATCTCAACTTGCAGTTATAAACCAGCTTGAAGCAAATTACCTAAACAAAAAAGCAATATACGAAAGAAGAAAACAGCTTTATGAAAAAGAGCTGATAGCAAAAGAAGAGTTAGACAATGCAAAAACAGATATGGAAGTAGCTTTAAATCAATTAAACTCTGCAAAAGCAACCTTAAAAGAGTATAAAAGACAGAAAAATGAAACTATTATAAGAGCTCCATTTGATGGATACTTAGATAAAAGGTATGTTAGTATAGGAGATTACGTTGACAGTCAAAAGGAAATGTTTTACACACTAAAGCTAAATCCTATATGGGCAGTTTTTGAACTTCCTCAACAGTATGTAAAAAATCTTTCTTTAGGCAAAGAGGTTGAGATAGATGTAGACGGAATAGGCACTGTGAAAGGTAAAGTAGACTATATATCATCTTCATTAGATGAAAATAATTTAGTTGTTGTGAAAGTTTTACTTGACAATAAAGATGGCTTACTGAAAGAAAACATGTATGGAAAGGCTAAAATCTTAGTTGACAAAGTAGAAGGTTATAAACTACCAGAAGATTCAGTCCAACTTGCAGGTAATGAAAATTTTGTTTACAAAGTTGTAGATTCAAAAGCTCAAAAAGTTTTAGTTAACGTTTTAAGACAGGAATATGGTTATGTCTATCTGTCTGGAGATTTAAAACCTTACGATAAAGTTATAGTGTCTAATCTTATGAATGTAAGAGATGGAATGCCAGTTAAAGTAGTACAACAACCAGAGGGAGTAAAATGA
- a CDS encoding efflux RND transporter permease subunit produces MYRFFIRRPITTWMFILSFIIAGLYALKYIPVDRNPDVDFPVVSISTTYAGANPYVIDTNITRKIEDELATISGIEAINSSSYTGVSRITVTFDLDKDIDIAAQEVRDAVNRAQRQFPPNTDPPVVRKVDTSLAPIMAILLHGYADYGTLSYLSDKVLKREFERVQGVGEVDLGGFRDYVMWVRIDPLKLAGFKLTPKDVINALTSNNVEIPSGRIDSKDREYVLRVYGKGRSPQEIENIIIKNNVRIKDVGRAEFTFDEKRGLVRFKALDSKEAEPGIAIIIYKQSKENTVAVAKRVIEKMNELNKQLPQGLRLDINYDASTFIERSVNDALHEIVLGSILTAFMVFLFLGSFKMTFIPSMAIPVSILGAITALFFLGQSLNTFTLLGLAVAVGLVIDDAIVVMESIYRRNEEGLKSVEAAEKGTRVVIFALLASTASLIAIFVPVLFLKSVIGKFFFGFALTLIVAIAISYIVSLSFTPMISARLVEVGEKNIFQRAYDKFENWFDKALRWSLNNKVIVLAISLATVIIGFKLVSITPKEFTPTVDEGRFLVRFETPTGSSFDFVDKKARELEKIVSSNPYVLRYGVAFGEGIAGRPTVNGGIFFITLKDRSTGRPHQKVIMDQFRKAFAKVSDVRAIIDIPSAVGPRSGRSADIMYVIKGTDLNELAKVSSQLESKLRQTPGYTDIDTDLRINQPEVRIEIDRDKALNLGVSVEDIANTLNFLFGKYKIGTYEKGSESYNFYMKADESFLTSFDNLSKIYVRAKDGSLVPLSSLITYQLAPGYNVINRYNRQYAVTLYANVTGGKSVGEGVVEVENMIKQVLPAGYTYEIGGQTKEFKRTFDYLGIALLVAIIAVYMVLASLFESLIHPFTVLLTLPFAVSGVFGLILLTGQTLNVTSYIGIILLIGLVTRDSVLFIERIIQLKKEGLDTLSAILQARKERLRPILMTTLTIFASLIPVSLGLTEGSEMRQPLAIAVIGGLITALPLSLFVIPIMYIIIDKIRFLVKKVDKNS; encoded by the coding sequence ATGTATAGATTTTTTATCAGAAGACCGATAACAACTTGGATGTTCATCTTGTCCTTTATAATAGCTGGGCTTTATGCTTTAAAGTATATACCAGTAGATAGAAACCCAGACGTTGACTTCCCAGTAGTATCAATAAGCACAACCTACGCAGGAGCAAACCCATACGTAATAGATACTAACATAACAAGGAAGATAGAAGATGAACTTGCAACTATAAGTGGTATAGAAGCTATAAATTCTTCAAGCTATACAGGAGTATCAAGGATAACTGTAACATTTGACCTTGATAAAGATATAGACATTGCAGCCCAAGAAGTTAGGGATGCAGTTAACAGGGCTCAAAGACAGTTTCCTCCTAACACAGACCCTCCAGTGGTAAGAAAGGTAGATACATCTTTAGCTCCTATTATGGCTATTCTCCTTCATGGATATGCAGATTACGGTACTTTATCTTACCTTTCAGATAAAGTTTTAAAAAGAGAGTTTGAAAGGGTTCAAGGTGTTGGTGAAGTTGATTTAGGAGGATTTAGAGACTATGTAATGTGGGTTAGAATAGACCCTTTAAAGCTGGCAGGGTTTAAACTGACTCCTAAAGACGTGATAAATGCATTAACATCTAACAACGTGGAGATTCCGTCAGGAAGAATTGATAGTAAAGACAGAGAGTACGTTTTAAGAGTTTACGGTAAGGGAAGGTCTCCTCAAGAGATAGAAAACATAATAATAAAAAATAATGTAAGGATAAAAGATGTAGGCAGAGCAGAGTTTACGTTCGATGAAAAAAGAGGATTGGTAAGGTTTAAGGCGTTAGATTCAAAAGAGGCAGAACCTGGTATAGCTATAATCATATACAAACAGTCAAAAGAAAACACTGTGGCGGTAGCCAAAAGAGTTATAGAAAAGATGAACGAGCTTAACAAACAGCTCCCACAAGGTTTAAGACTTGATATAAACTATGACGCTTCTACCTTTATAGAAAGAAGTGTAAACGATGCTCTTCACGAAATTGTACTTGGATCTATACTTACTGCCTTTATGGTCTTTTTATTCTTAGGAAGCTTTAAGATGACATTTATACCTTCTATGGCTATTCCTGTATCAATCTTAGGAGCAATAACAGCCTTATTTTTCCTTGGACAGTCTTTAAATACTTTTACACTACTTGGCTTAGCTGTTGCGGTTGGACTTGTTATTGACGATGCTATAGTCGTAATGGAAAGTATATACAGAAGAAATGAAGAAGGTTTAAAATCAGTAGAAGCTGCAGAAAAAGGAACAAGGGTTGTTATATTTGCTTTACTTGCATCTACAGCTTCTCTAATTGCTATTTTTGTGCCAGTATTATTTTTAAAGAGTGTTATAGGAAAGTTTTTCTTTGGTTTTGCTTTAACATTGATAGTTGCAATTGCTATATCTTACATAGTTTCTTTAAGCTTTACTCCTATGATTTCAGCAAGACTGGTTGAAGTAGGAGAAAAGAATATCTTCCAGAGAGCTTACGATAAGTTTGAAAACTGGTTTGATAAAGCCTTAAGATGGTCTTTAAATAACAAAGTTATAGTTTTAGCAATCTCTTTGGCAACGGTAATAATCGGTTTTAAGCTGGTATCTATCACTCCAAAAGAGTTTACGCCTACTGTTGACGAAGGAAGGTTTTTAGTAAGGTTTGAAACACCTACTGGGTCTTCTTTTGATTTTGTTGATAAAAAGGCCAGAGAGCTTGAAAAAATAGTATCAAGCAATCCCTATGTACTGCGTTATGGAGTTGCTTTTGGTGAAGGTATTGCAGGAAGACCTACGGTTAACGGTGGAATATTCTTCATAACCCTTAAAGATAGGTCAACAGGCAGACCACATCAAAAAGTTATTATGGATCAATTTAGAAAAGCCTTTGCAAAAGTAAGTGATGTTAGAGCTATAATAGATATCCCTTCTGCAGTAGGACCAAGAAGTGGTAGGTCAGCTGATATTATGTACGTAATAAAAGGAACAGATTTAAATGAGCTTGCAAAAGTATCTTCTCAACTTGAAAGTAAACTCAGACAAACTCCTGGTTATACAGACATAGACACCGACTTAAGAATAAATCAGCCTGAAGTAAGAATTGAAATAGATAGAGATAAAGCTTTAAATTTAGGAGTGTCAGTAGAAGATATAGCAAACACTCTTAACTTTTTATTTGGTAAATACAAGATAGGAACTTATGAAAAAGGGTCTGAAAGTTATAACTTCTATATGAAAGCTGATGAATCCTTTTTAACAAGCTTTGATAATCTATCTAAGATTTATGTAAGGGCAAAAGATGGGTCTTTAGTACCATTGTCATCTCTTATTACTTACCAGCTTGCACCTGGGTATAACGTTATAAACAGGTATAACAGACAGTATGCAGTTACACTTTATGCAAACGTGACTGGTGGTAAATCTGTAGGAGAGGGTGTTGTAGAAGTTGAAAATATGATAAAACAAGTCCTACCAGCAGGCTATACTTATGAAATAGGTGGTCAAACGAAAGAGTTTAAAAGGACGTTTGACTATTTAGGGATAGCTTTATTAGTGGCTATAATAGCTGTTTATATGGTCTTAGCTTCTTTATTTGAAAGTCTTATTCATCCTTTTACTGTTTTATTAACACTTCCTTTTGCTGTATCAGGTGTTTTTGGTTTAATCCTACTTACAGGACAGACCTTAAACGTAACTTCTTACATAGGAATAATACTTTTAATAGGACTTGTAACGAGAGATAGTGTTTTATTTATAGAAAGAATAATTCAGCTGAAAAAAGAAGGCTTAGACACTTTAAGTGCAATCCTACAAGCAAGGAAAGAAAGACTAAGACCAATCCTTATGACAACCTTAACCATATTTGCATCTTTGATACCTGTATCCTTAGGGCTAACAGAAGGGTCAGAGATGAGACAACCACTTGCAATAGCGGTTATAGGTGGACTGATAACAGCATTACCACTTAGTCTTTTCGTAATACCTATAATGTACATAATCATTGACAAAATTAGATTTTTAGTAAAAAAGGTGGATAAAAACAGTTGA